The sequence CGATGCTGCGAACTCTCTTCATACGGCTGCTCCTTTATGGATGGCGTGCTTGGACTCGTGCGCGTCAGCGTCTACCTGTACGGGCCAGTCCCAGACGCTCTTCTTGATCTTCACGACCTGAATGGTTTCGCTGCTGATGATCCCCTCCAATCCCAGTTCGCGCTGGATGAAGTCGTGGAGTTCGGCGTTGGTTTTGTGCAGCGACTCGACCACCAGGTTGTGGCTGCCCACGCCGATGGCCACATAGCGGACGGTGTCGCAGCCGGCGAGCCTGTCGGTGATGCGCTCGAGGTGCTGCGGGCTCACCTTGGCGTAGGTGGTGGCGAGCACGGGGACGCCCATCTCGAGCGGGTCGGCCACCGCGAGGATGCGGAGCCAGCCGGCGTCCAGCAGCCGCTTGACGCGCTTGCGAACCATGCCTTCGGAGACCCCCAGGCGCCGGGCGAGCTCGCGGTAGGCCATCCTACCGTCGGTGCGGAGCAGGTCGACGATCAACCGGTCGGTCTTCTCGAGTTGCTGATACTTCGTCATGTGCGCCTATGCCTGAAACCTATGCCTGAAACCTATCTCTGGAACCTATCTCTGGAACCTAATGTCAATCCCGCAAGTGCCGGAGTAGATAGCTCGATGATATGCGAATTGCGTATATAATGTCAAGATAACGGACGCATTTACACCTTATCAGCTCGTTTCGGCACGGAAAGCTTGCTTCCCCACCTAACCGCCACAGCGATCCCAAAAGGAGCTAGCCACGCTAGCGCGCCCGTTTGTAAGCCTAAGAAATGTGTGCTCAAACCCCCTTGTTATGATGGGAGTTGGACAGCTAGCCGATCACTGATCCACCAAGGAGGACTTTATGGCTTTCAAACTACCCGACCTTCCTTACTCCTACGACGCGCTCGAGCCCCATATCGACGTCAAGACGATGGAGATCCACCACACCAAGCACCACAACACCTACACCACCAACCTGAACGACGCGGTTCAGGGCACTGAGATGGAAAACATGACCATCGAGGCGATCCTCGCTCGTGGCGTGGACGGCCTCTCCACCGCGGTGCGCAACAACGGCGGCGGCTACCACAACCACAACCTCTTCTGGCAGGTAATGAGCCCCGACGCGGACGGCGAGCCCGCGGGCGAGCTGAAGAACAGCATCAGCGACACCTTTGGAAGCTTCGACGACTTCAAGAAGAAGTTCGAAGACGCCGCCAAGGGCCGCTTCGGCTCGGGCTGGGCCTGGCTGGTGGTGAACGGCGGCGGGCTCGAGGTGATCAGCACCCCCAACCAGGACAGCCCCTTGATGGAGGGCAAGACCCCCGTCCTGGGCTTAGACGTCTGGGAGCACGCCTACTACCTCAAGTACCAAAACAAGCGCCCCGACTACGTGAGCGCCTTTTGGAGCGTGGTGGACTGGGACAAGGTGGCAGAGTTGTACAAAGAGGCCAAACAAGGCTAGACCCTTCCCCAAGGCACAATTCGCTGAGCACAGGGCGTTGTCCCTGTGCT is a genomic window of Deinococcota bacterium containing:
- a CDS encoding Lrp/AsnC family transcriptional regulator → MTKYQQLEKTDRLIVDLLRTDGRMAYRELARRLGVSEGMVRKRVKRLLDAGWLRILAVADPLEMGVPVLATTYAKVSPQHLERITDRLAGCDTVRYVAIGVGSHNLVVESLHKTNAELHDFIQRELGLEGIISSETIQVVKIKKSVWDWPVQVDADAHESKHAIHKGAAV
- a CDS encoding superoxide dismutase, translated to MAFKLPDLPYSYDALEPHIDVKTMEIHHTKHHNTYTTNLNDAVQGTEMENMTIEAILARGVDGLSTAVRNNGGGYHNHNLFWQVMSPDADGEPAGELKNSISDTFGSFDDFKKKFEDAAKGRFGSGWAWLVVNGGGLEVISTPNQDSPLMEGKTPVLGLDVWEHAYYLKYQNKRPDYVSAFWSVVDWDKVAELYKEAKQG